The DNA region GATTTAATAGCTTATTGCGGGCTTAATTGTGGGCAGTGTCCGGGATATACGCAGATACCCGCTAATCTGGCAAAGAATTTAAAAAAAGAACTTACAAAAGGTAAATTCGATAAGGTATCGGATTTCCTGGCTAAAATGCCCGGCTTTGAAGGCTTCAAATATTATCAGCAGGGATTTGAATTACTTGAATCGATTACAAAACTTCGCTGCCCCGGCTGCCGAAAAGGCGGCGGCTCACCAAAATGCAAAATCAGAATTTGCGCAAAGAAAAATAAATATAAGGGTTGTTGGCAGTGCTTGAAATTTGAGGATTGCGGTAAGTTCGTAACATTGCAGGAAGACAATCAGAAAACTTATCTGAAGAACTTGCGAAAATTAAAAAAGACCGGACTTGAGAAATTTGTTAAAAACAAAATCTAATACCACAGGTATTTTTCAATCGCGCGTTGAACGGTTCGTAAACCATCGTGCCTGCTTCGCCAAGCCGCGAATCACAATTGCACAATTATTTAAAATCGTCGGTGTTACAAGCTGACAGGTGTGTAATCGCGGTCGTAATTAGTGATTTTTGATACTGCGGTGAAAACAAAAGACAGGAAACCCAACAGCACCATAACCAGGATTCACAATGATACGGATATAGAATTATGCCCGTCGTAAGACGGGCATAATTAGCGGGCCAAATTAACCGTTTTTCTTTTTAGAATAGCAGTTTCTGCAAAATACAGGTCTGCCTTCTTTAGGCTGGAAAGGAACTTCACATTCTTGTGAACATTCAGCACATACAGCTTTGTACATCTGGCGTGGTCCGAAACTTTTACCGCCCTGACCACCTCTGTTAAAATCTCTCACGTGACTTCTCCGAAAAAAACTAAACTACATAATCTTTCACCTGCCCAGAGCAGGTAAATATAGGGTCTAATATATACCATAAATCTTTTGTTTTGCAAGCAATAAATATAAATTATTTAACGACTTACAAATTGCGATTAGCCGGACTTCTAACCAGCAGCCAGACGAAAAACGGCCCCCCCAGCAGCGAGGTAATCACGCCGACCGGAATTTCCGCCGGCGAAATCAGCGTTCTTGCGAAAGTATCGCACAAAGTCAGAAATGCACCGCCGAAAACTAATGATGCGGCAATCAAATA from Planctomycetaceae bacterium includes:
- a CDS encoding DUF3795 domain-containing protein; its protein translation is MANKTDLIAYCGLNCGQCPGYTQIPANLAKNLKKELTKGKFDKVSDFLAKMPGFEGFKYYQQGFELLESITKLRCPGCRKGGGSPKCKIRICAKKNKYKGCWQCLKFEDCGKFVTLQEDNQKTYLKNLRKLKKTGLEKFVKNKI